Proteins encoded together in one Fibrobacter sp. UWH4 window:
- a CDS encoding P-loop NTPase fold protein: MPQDMLGRGPFVSLLENIIIQKTNAHEGFSFAIDGKWGCGKSWILKEFEQKLELKNYLVIHYNCWENEYYEEPLVAILSVIIDKLNQLQDKISDTNKKDRIQIALKFFAEVISTILTNKFGIGFNDFLESGKKAIAADRAPAISKDFDRNQSLNETLDMVRKSLFQLTNVLSESNDVFENVVIAVDELDRCLPEYAIKVMQRLHHICFDTTSDKYMFIQLAAINKSELLDSIAKTFGREFNLTQRYTNPNGYNPGKISCDNFDECQIQFGNYYFKKFFQMIIPVSNGEKIDNPLSLLEGFDKNFDEADTNGREYVERFFTEVLSFFPMRTKLELIHLIKTAHEITALNDSLDKHLRFNTLCIELVDGLCKSVLKKNYPTALHQEVEDDRHELYLQIANLTNVEGISNISEFEKSFENWSRSSCGNLKRRIGERYTTLHPIVLDYPQSYIKIFYEHDESVVINGAGPIPSEVAFIEAFRKTLETLV; encoded by the coding sequence ATGCCGCAAGATATGTTAGGGCGTGGGCCGTTCGTCTCATTATTGGAAAACATTATTATTCAGAAAACAAATGCACATGAAGGTTTTTCATTTGCCATTGACGGCAAGTGGGGGTGCGGCAAATCGTGGATTTTGAAAGAGTTTGAGCAAAAACTTGAGCTGAAGAATTATTTGGTAATTCACTATAACTGTTGGGAAAACGAATACTACGAAGAACCGCTTGTCGCTATACTCTCTGTTATAATTGATAAACTGAACCAATTGCAGGATAAAATTTCGGACACGAATAAAAAAGACAGAATACAAATTGCATTAAAATTTTTCGCTGAAGTAATATCGACCATCTTAACAAATAAGTTCGGTATCGGTTTTAACGATTTTTTAGAATCCGGGAAAAAAGCAATAGCCGCAGACAGAGCTCCTGCAATATCAAAAGATTTCGACAGGAATCAATCGTTAAATGAAACTTTAGATATGGTTCGCAAAAGTCTTTTTCAATTAACTAATGTCCTGTCGGAAAGCAACGATGTATTTGAAAACGTCGTTATTGCGGTAGATGAACTTGACCGTTGCTTGCCTGAATACGCCATTAAAGTAATGCAGCGGTTACATCATATATGTTTTGACACTACATCCGATAAATACATGTTTATTCAATTAGCGGCAATCAATAAAAGTGAATTACTCGACTCCATAGCCAAAACATTTGGCCGTGAATTCAATTTAACACAGCGATATACAAACCCTAATGGTTATAATCCTGGGAAAATCTCTTGCGATAACTTCGATGAATGTCAAATACAATTTGGCAATTATTATTTCAAGAAATTTTTCCAGATGATAATCCCCGTATCTAATGGCGAAAAAATAGACAATCCATTGTCCCTTCTAGAGGGATTTGATAAAAACTTTGACGAGGCTGATACTAATGGAAGAGAATATGTTGAAAGATTTTTTACTGAGGTTCTTTCGTTCTTTCCCATGCGAACTAAATTAGAGCTAATCCATTTGATAAAGACCGCTCATGAGATAACTGCATTGAATGACTCTTTAGATAAGCATCTTAGATTTAATACTTTATGTATTGAGTTGGTCGACGGTCTTTGCAAATCTGTATTGAAAAAGAATTATCCCACAGCATTACATCAAGAAGTGGAAGACGATCGTCATGAGTTATATTTGCAAATTGCAAATTTGACTAATGTAGAAGGAATTTCCAATATAAGTGAATTCGAAAAAAGTTTTGAAAATTGGAGCAGATCTAGTTGTGGAAATCTAAAAAGACGTATAGGTGAACGTTACACAACATTACACCCCATCGTCTTAGACTATCCACAATCCTATATAAAGATTTTTTATGAACACGATGAATCTGTTGTGATAAATGGTGCAGGCCCCATTCCCTCCGAAGTCGCTTTTATCGAAGCTTTCCGAAAGACGCTAGAAACTTTGGTGTAA
- a CDS encoding type I restriction endonuclease subunit R, whose protein sequence is MAKFCENEFEQAVLEKFENNSWEYLCGYDISRELDTPILKQDLRTYLDQNYDSLSDNEFDQVASYITEYSNQSLYRALKESYKRLFKGFDLLRDDGSRLFINFFDFGDDAETNNIFRVVNQFEFQEYKLQRPDIVLFINGIPVSVIELKNPADDSVTIADAYEQTHIRYAQNIPSLMKFDFINVISDGANNKYGALFSPYEFYFKWKLKEGDAYRSADGPQGIDNIIEGIFERRTLLNFLRNYIYIPDNSDKNLVILPKYYQYYGAEAMFKGIVKEYAANTHKGGTFWGATGCGKSYIMLFLAKKITTYEEFDKPTVIMLTDRNDLDDQLSEDFENAKEYFVEANTLQIKNRPMLTQKLKDVQSGGVYLMTIQKFREDLNLLSDRRNIFCISDEAHRTQTNVNSKVVMSQTKGAKTVYGFAKYLRDSFPNATYIGFTGTPVDATLQVFGDITFKYTMFQSKEDGATVQISRLNGPREVQLNERQAEICDKFYESMANAGTNPDQIQQSQRDMLKIKTILGATSRLDIVVNHFIGHYEKRCRENATVNGKAMFVCYDREIGLEVYKRIKTLRPEWFEKRKCAPEYDGNEISRDAMDIEKVKFVCSGSKNDTAEMKAIIGTDDDRKNYAKEFKNEKSNFKIVILVDMWITGFDVPSLDTMYLDKPVERHNLIQTISRVNRVFKGKEYGLIVDYIGLESSIAKAMKLYNGDIKPVNGTDAALVIFKDFLQKTIDLMNDVDYSRFFEETATPLERLDIINKGVEFVMAFKERRDRFMGFTQRAKKAFDVCIGHDQITEHEVDLLHYFLCVRSVIFKMTIGDTPDATLMNKKIAELVDRAICSSYEGKDFTFDDSAKDDVQNLFSDEFLEKLKKIKFPNTKYFALVKLLKRAIKEFGKTNMLKAAEFSKRLKNIIDRYNSRNELNEVQEIIEETVDNLSEELEKVFKDLKKEKSSFEEMGISYIEKAFYDILVAVADEHNFRKALNEETYIELARKIRELVNGKAKYADWTNRQDIRDELYSDLAVLLKKNGYPPTVINEAYDEVLKQVENFKKYEE, encoded by the coding sequence ATGGCCAAGTTTTGCGAAAATGAATTCGAGCAGGCTGTTCTTGAAAAGTTCGAGAACAATTCCTGGGAATACCTTTGCGGCTACGATATCAGCCGTGAGTTGGATACGCCCATTCTTAAACAAGACCTTCGCACTTACTTGGACCAGAATTATGATTCCCTTTCGGATAACGAATTTGACCAGGTCGCAAGCTACATTACGGAGTATTCAAACCAGTCGCTTTATCGTGCGTTAAAAGAATCCTACAAGCGACTTTTCAAGGGCTTTGACCTCCTGCGAGACGATGGTTCAAGGCTGTTCATCAATTTCTTTGACTTTGGCGACGATGCCGAGACAAACAACATCTTTCGTGTCGTAAACCAGTTTGAATTCCAGGAATATAAGCTACAACGCCCTGATATTGTCCTGTTCATTAACGGCATTCCTGTTTCCGTTATCGAACTCAAGAATCCTGCCGATGATTCTGTAACCATTGCGGACGCATACGAACAGACGCATATCCGCTATGCCCAGAATATTCCTTCGCTAATGAAGTTTGACTTTATCAATGTCATCAGCGATGGTGCAAACAATAAATACGGAGCGTTGTTCAGCCCATACGAATTCTATTTCAAGTGGAAACTCAAGGAAGGCGATGCTTACAGAAGTGCCGATGGCCCGCAGGGAATAGACAACATTATCGAAGGCATTTTTGAACGACGCACATTATTGAATTTTCTGCGCAATTATATCTATATTCCTGACAATAGCGATAAGAATCTCGTTATCTTGCCCAAATACTATCAGTATTATGGTGCAGAGGCGATGTTCAAGGGCATCGTCAAGGAATATGCGGCAAATACACACAAGGGCGGCACGTTCTGGGGTGCGACCGGCTGCGGAAAATCGTACATCATGCTGTTCCTTGCTAAAAAGATTACGACCTACGAAGAATTTGACAAGCCGACCGTCATCATGCTTACGGACCGCAATGATTTGGACGACCAGCTGTCCGAAGATTTCGAAAATGCCAAAGAATATTTTGTAGAAGCGAATACATTGCAAATCAAGAATCGGCCAATGCTGACACAAAAATTGAAGGATGTCCAAAGCGGTGGCGTTTACTTGATGACCATTCAAAAGTTCAGGGAAGACTTGAACTTGCTCAGTGACCGCAGGAATATCTTCTGTATTTCCGACGAAGCTCACCGAACGCAGACGAATGTGAACAGTAAAGTCGTGATGTCACAAACCAAGGGCGCAAAGACGGTTTACGGTTTTGCAAAATACTTGCGAGATTCGTTCCCCAATGCAACTTATATCGGCTTTACTGGCACACCCGTAGATGCAACTTTGCAAGTCTTTGGAGACATCACCTTCAAATACACGATGTTCCAGTCAAAAGAAGACGGCGCAACGGTTCAAATTTCCCGATTGAACGGTCCGCGAGAAGTTCAATTAAACGAACGTCAAGCTGAAATTTGCGATAAATTCTACGAATCTATGGCAAATGCAGGCACAAACCCGGACCAGATTCAGCAATCGCAACGGGATATGCTCAAGATCAAGACAATTCTGGGGGCTACAAGTCGCCTTGATATTGTTGTCAATCACTTTATTGGCCATTATGAAAAACGTTGCCGTGAAAATGCTACCGTAAACGGCAAGGCAATGTTTGTGTGCTATGACCGTGAAATCGGGCTTGAAGTCTATAAACGAATCAAGACGCTCCGCCCGGAATGGTTTGAAAAACGCAAATGCGCACCCGAATATGACGGAAATGAAATCAGCCGCGATGCGATGGACATTGAAAAAGTCAAGTTCGTCTGCAGCGGTTCCAAGAATGACACTGCAGAAATGAAGGCAATTATCGGGACCGATGATGACCGTAAAAACTACGCCAAGGAATTCAAGAATGAAAAATCGAATTTCAAGATAGTCATTCTTGTCGATATGTGGATTACCGGTTTTGATGTCCCTTCGCTTGACACAATGTATCTTGACAAGCCCGTAGAACGGCATAATTTGATTCAGACGATTTCCCGCGTAAACCGAGTTTTCAAGGGAAAAGAATACGGGTTGATTGTTGACTACATCGGTCTTGAATCGTCTATCGCAAAAGCGATGAAGTTGTATAATGGCGATATCAAGCCTGTTAACGGAACAGATGCAGCCCTCGTTATCTTCAAGGATTTCTTGCAAAAGACGATTGACTTGATGAACGATGTGGATTATAGCCGGTTCTTTGAAGAGACGGCTACGCCTCTTGAACGGTTGGATATCATCAACAAGGGTGTTGAATTTGTAATGGCGTTCAAGGAACGTCGCGACCGCTTTATGGGTTTTACGCAACGCGCCAAGAAAGCGTTTGATGTGTGTATCGGTCACGACCAAATTACAGAGCATGAAGTGGATTTGTTGCATTACTTCTTGTGCGTTCGTTCCGTGATTTTCAAGATGACCATTGGTGATACGCCCGATGCTACTTTGATGAACAAGAAAATTGCAGAACTTGTAGACAGGGCCATCTGCTCGTCATACGAGGGTAAGGATTTCACATTTGACGATTCTGCAAAAGATGATGTGCAAAACTTGTTCAGCGACGAATTTCTGGAAAAACTGAAGAAAATAAAATTTCCGAATACGAAATACTTCGCGCTGGTCAAGTTGCTGAAACGCGCCATCAAGGAATTCGGCAAGACGAATATGCTGAAAGCGGCAGAATTCTCAAAACGCCTGAAAAACATCATTGACCGCTATAACAGTCGTAACGAACTCAACGAAGTTCAAGAAATTATCGAAGAAACTGTTGACAATCTTAGTGAAGAACTTGAAAAAGTATTCAAGGATTTGAAGAAGGAAAAGAGCTCCTTTGAAGAAATGGGAATATCCTATATCGAAAAGGCGTTCTACGATATCCTAGTCGCCGTCGCCGACGAGCACAATTTCCGTAAGGCCTTGAACGAAGAAACCTACATTGAATTGGCCCGAAAAATTAGGGAACTCGTCAATGGCAAGGCGAAATATGCAGATTGGACCAATCGGCAGGATATTCGCGACGAACTCTATTCCGACTTGGCCGTACTTTTGAAAAAGAACGGCTACCCGCCAACCGTAATCAACGAAGCCTACGATGAAGTCCTGAAACAGGTTGAGAATTTCAAGAAGTACGAAGAATGA
- a CDS encoding nucleotidyl transferase AbiEii/AbiGii toxin family protein, whose translation MVQDVAKSVKNRLLEQTRKAHGNYQQVLIRFFHERLMYRLAKSKYRSSFYLKGGSLLFALNPVIARPTLDVDLLGINFPSKPELLRSMFADICLQTCPEDGITFDIDSIQVNDIMNDKEYLGLHVKIQANLDSIRQWVAIDVGFGDSVVGVKEMSYPSLLDNLPKAIIFVYSIESIVAEKFHAMIERDESNSRMKDFFDVYQILTNHKIDNNVLESAIKATFRARKTNYTSKAKLFSANFSHNEARLALWKNFLHKIKYTKPLNFEDVMNLIRDKLEMYWSKEMLE comes from the coding sequence ATGGTTCAGGATGTCGCAAAGTCAGTAAAAAATCGTCTACTGGAGCAAACGAGAAAAGCACACGGAAACTACCAACAAGTTCTCATACGCTTCTTTCATGAGCGTTTGATGTATCGCCTCGCTAAAAGCAAGTACAGATCATCATTCTATTTGAAGGGCGGTTCATTACTGTTTGCTTTGAATCCCGTAATTGCGCGCCCAACTTTGGATGTGGACTTGCTCGGTATCAATTTCCCTTCAAAGCCAGAACTGCTCCGCTCTATGTTTGCTGATATATGTTTGCAAACGTGTCCTGAAGACGGCATTACTTTCGATATTGACTCCATTCAAGTCAATGACATCATGAATGATAAGGAATACCTCGGGCTTCATGTGAAAATACAGGCAAACTTGGATTCAATTCGCCAGTGGGTCGCCATTGACGTTGGGTTCGGAGATTCGGTTGTTGGTGTAAAAGAGATGTCGTACCCCTCACTACTTGACAATTTGCCTAAAGCGATTATTTTTGTCTATTCAATTGAATCTATTGTTGCCGAAAAATTCCATGCCATGATTGAGCGAGACGAAAGCAATAGCCGCATGAAGGATTTCTTTGACGTCTATCAAATTTTGACAAATCACAAGATTGACAACAATGTTCTTGAATCAGCCATCAAAGCGACTTTTCGCGCCAGGAAAACGAACTACACTTCCAAAGCTAAACTTTTTTCTGCTAATTTCTCCCATAACGAAGCAAGACTAGCTCTTTGGAAAAATTTTTTACACAAAATCAAATATACGAAACCATTAAATTTTGAAGATGTGATGAATTTGATTCGTGATAAGCTAGAAATGTATTGGTCAAAAGAAATGCTGGAATAG